From a single Pleurodeles waltl isolate 20211129_DDA chromosome 10, aPleWal1.hap1.20221129, whole genome shotgun sequence genomic region:
- the LOC138262291 gene encoding myristoylated alanine-rich C-kinase substrate-like, which yields MGSHQRSKEQQWGAGKGAAAGSHQRSKEQQQRAAEGARSSNGQPPEEQGAAVGSRQRSSSGERRGARSSSSGELPKEQQRGTAGGARSSSGEPPKEQQWRALRSKEQQQWGAAKGAAAGDRWRSKEQQRGAAKGAAVESTEEQGAAAMGSCQRSSGGGPLEEQGAAAGSCQRSSSGKCRGARSSSGELPKEQQWRAPRSKEQQQWGAAKGAAAESAKEQGAAAVGSCQRSSSGKCRGARSSRRNPPEEQGAAAGNH from the coding sequence ATGGGGAGCCACCAGAGGAGCAAGGAGCAGCAGTGGGGAGCCGGCAAAGGAGCAGCAGCGGGGAGCCACCAGAGGAGCAAGGAGCAGCAGCAGAGAGCTGCTGAAGGAGCAAGGAGCAGCAACGGGCAGCCACCAGAGGAGCAAGGAGCAGCAGTGGGGAGCCGGCAAAGGAGCAGCAGCGGAGAGCGCAGAGGAGCAAGGAGCAGCAGCAGTGGGGAGCTGCCAAAGGAGCAGCAGCGGGGGACTGCTGGAGGAGCAAGGAGCAGCAGCGGGGAGCCGCCAAAGGAGCAGCAGTGGAGAGCACTGAGGAGCAAGGAGCAGCAGCAATGGGGAGCTGCCAAAGGAGCTGCAGCGGGGGACCGCTGGAGGAGCAAGGAGCAGCAGCGGGGAGCCGCCAAAGGAGCAGCAGTGGAGAGCACTGAGGAGCAAGGAGCAGCAGCAATGGGGAGCTGCCAAAGGAGCAGCGGCGGGGGACCGCTGGAGGAGCAAGGAGCAGCAGCGGGGAGCTGCCAAAGGAGCAGCAGCGGGAAGTGCCGAGGAGCACGGAGCAGCAGCGGGGAGCTGCCAAAGGAGCAGCAGTGGAGAGCGCCGAGGAGCAAGGAGCAGCAGCAGTGGGGAGCTGCCAAAGGAGCAGCAGCGGAGAGTGCCAAGGAGCAAGGAGCGGCAGCAGTGGGGAGCTGCCAAAGGAGCAGCAGCGGGAAGTGCCGAGGAGCAAGGAGCAGCAGGAGGAACCCGCCAGAGGAGCAAGGAGCAGCAGCAGGGAACCACTAG